The Methanohalophilus portucalensis genome window below encodes:
- the cdhD gene encoding CO dehydrogenase/acetyl-CoA synthase subunit delta yields MSDKLKLSDLNSILKDLDVESLEGVTIEGDIELDIQGGGGMNPAMAYALGHEAAQISLHVANIARMLGYPVDQLFAQCLGAGGETAALQAEPAIEELMQTKFDVARSSEWNTPIQEVTLGATSADGGSRGHTITLGGEKAMPFYFDAEMPNRNYVTMDVFDMPISMAKSVKSNYEDVMGDPAEWAKKVVNEYNADMVTIHLISTDPLINDTPAKEAAKVVEDVLQAVDVPIVIGGSGNPQKDPEVLEKAAEVAEGERALLASASLNLDYERVAKAATDYGHAVLSWTQLEINAQKELNRKLMKQCNVPRDSIVMDPTTAALGYGLDYAYSNMERIRLSALMGDDELNFPMSSGTTNAWGARESWMKESPLKEDSDWGPREYRGPIWEIVTGLSLALAGNDMFMMMHPTSVQVLKEITQTLYGNIEAKTPDITNWITAEV; encoded by the coding sequence ATGTCAGATAAACTCAAACTTTCAGACCTTAATAGTATCTTAAAAGACCTCGATGTGGAATCCCTGGAAGGGGTTACTATCGAAGGTGACATAGAACTTGATATACAGGGAGGCGGGGGAATGAATCCGGCTATGGCTTATGCCCTTGGTCATGAAGCCGCCCAGATCTCCCTTCATGTGGCAAACATCGCCAGAATGCTGGGCTATCCTGTAGACCAGCTCTTTGCACAGTGTCTTGGAGCCGGAGGAGAAACTGCGGCATTACAGGCAGAACCTGCAATAGAGGAACTGATGCAGACTAAATTCGATGTTGCCAGAAGTAGCGAATGGAATACACCTATCCAGGAAGTAACCCTCGGTGCAACTTCCGCAGATGGAGGAAGCCGTGGCCATACAATAACCCTGGGTGGCGAAAAGGCAATGCCATTCTATTTTGATGCAGAAATGCCCAACCGTAATTATGTCACAATGGATGTTTTTGACATGCCTATCTCAATGGCAAAGTCTGTCAAATCCAATTATGAAGACGTTATGGGAGACCCTGCAGAATGGGCTAAAAAAGTTGTCAATGAGTATAATGCGGATATGGTTACAATTCACCTGATTTCTACAGACCCTCTTATCAATGATACTCCTGCAAAGGAAGCTGCAAAGGTAGTAGAGGATGTATTACAGGCAGTTGATGTGCCTATCGTAATCGGTGGTTCAGGAAATCCACAGAAAGACCCTGAAGTACTCGAAAAAGCCGCAGAGGTTGCTGAAGGAGAACGTGCCCTGCTTGCATCCGCAAGTCTTAACCTGGATTATGAAAGGGTGGCAAAAGCAGCAACGGATTATGGTCATGCAGTCCTTTCCTGGACTCAGCTTGAGATCAATGCTCAGAAAGAACTCAACCGTAAACTCATGAAACAGTGTAATGTCCCACGTGACAGCATTGTGATGGATCCGACAACAGCAGCCCTTGGATACGGTCTTGACTATGCTTACAGTAACATGGAAAGGATTAGATTGTCTGCCCTTATGGGTGACGATGAACTAAACTTCCCGATGTCTTCAGGTACCACCAATGCATGGGGTGCACGTGAATCCTGGATGAAAGAATCACCCCTTAAGGAAGATTCTGACTGGGGACCCAGAGAATACAGGGGACCCATTTGGGAGATCGTTACAGGACTGTCCCTTGCACTTGCAGGCAATGACATGTTCATGATGATGCACCCAACATCCGTACAGGTGCTCAAAGAGATCACACAGACTCTCTATGGCAATATTGAAGCAAAGACCCCTGACATCACCAACTGGATCACTGCGGAGGTATAA
- a CDS encoding ATP-binding protein: MTKIIAITGKGGTGKTAITTLLMRHLTKSEKVVLAIDADPDTNLPETLGCEADRTIGDIKEYMMNERDNMPPDINKESIFESKIYETLNELPDYDLLVMGRPEGSGCYCYVNNLLRGIMDRLTENYDVVIMDMEAGLEHFSRKTIRNIDDLLVVTDGSRRGMRTAERISELVHELETDVHNIHVVANKVTEDNKEQIQKTANELGLKLIGLVPTDEKIAERDLAGEALYDLPEDSKAVIEVERIAAKLGL; the protein is encoded by the coding sequence GTGACAAAAATCATTGCGATTACAGGTAAAGGTGGCACCGGGAAGACGGCCATAACGACTCTTCTCATGCGCCACCTGACAAAAAGTGAAAAGGTTGTCCTGGCAATCGATGCCGATCCGGATACCAACCTCCCGGAAACCCTGGGATGTGAGGCAGACCGTACCATAGGTGACATCAAGGAATACATGATGAATGAACGGGACAACATGCCACCCGATATCAACAAGGAATCGATATTCGAATCCAAGATATACGAAACACTCAACGAGTTACCTGACTATGACCTGCTGGTTATGGGAAGACCCGAAGGATCAGGTTGTTACTGCTATGTAAACAATCTGCTGCGGGGAATCATGGACCGCCTGACCGAAAACTATGACGTGGTTATCATGGACATGGAAGCAGGTCTTGAACATTTCAGCAGGAAGACTATCAGGAATATCGATGATCTCCTGGTGGTTACCGATGGTTCCCGCAGGGGAATGAGGACTGCCGAAAGAATCAGTGAACTTGTGCATGAGCTGGAAACAGATGTGCACAATATCCATGTGGTCGCAAATAAAGTCACAGAAGACAATAAAGAACAGATCCAGAAAACTGCGAATGAACTTGGCCTGAAATTAATAGGCCTTGTTCCAACGGATGAAAAGATTGCAGAGAGAGATCTCGCAGGGGAAGCTCTCTATGATCTTCCAGAAGATTCGAAAGCCGTTATCGAAGTTGAAAGAATCGCAGCAAAACTTGGATTGTAA